A genome region from Alkalispirochaeta americana includes the following:
- a CDS encoding glycoside hydrolase family 2 — MIDLETLRPWARPEITGLGRLPGRPRMIPEGQFSLDGTWEFALFENPGEALKKAETVLAAGDGQISLEESIPVPSNWTRQGFDTPHYTNIAMPWPEPPPHLPERNPCGLYQRRFFLPRDWQGQRVVLHLGGAESVALVWINGELAGISKDSRMESEFDITGAVKARGLETEQHLLIMVVRYSDSSYIEDQDQWWMAGLHRSVFLYATPPVFLQDLFVRPDPREEIVQVDLEIGRIEEMDRQDPSCRVEMSLFGPCRRDGGGGVPSDQENLPQVARGVRELSGIYGSEGHLHDDPTGGHRARLILDVPSPVLWCAEEPYLYRLEVTIEGERGDAQHLSLWVGFRTVCVQDRELLVNGKPVLLRGVNRHEHDQETGKVVSRESMIADIALLKRFHFNAVRTAHYPNHPDWYDLCDQYGIYLVDEANIESHHYYNEICRDPLYAAAFLDRGMRMVQRDKNHPSVILWSLGNESGYGPNHDALAGWIRHADPTRPLHYEGAQRSEWGQGGYQFFRGGAASDVIAPMYASVEEIVSWAESDAGKADPRPLILCEYSHAMGNSNGGLADYAEAFHGVPGLQGGFIWDWVDQGLLEISPEGTPYWSYGGDYGDEPNDRDFCINGLVWPDRRPHPAMWEFRKLFQPVSFELLGEEEAPGRALRGVRIRNDYDFLCLHKTSLEWILSCQGEELARERVSLERLEPGQVRDHGVGRPLTVSGEVVLTVRLLNEEGTDLVPPGHQLGWEQWVLAGEWTPPVPEHSPSRGLSLSLDGQGQPVLSLDGDDHLAGPMPALWRAPTDNDLIRGMSGQEEKPGGVWYRFGLDRVSVEWELSREGGAEEIRGFLRSARGDELGTARLSLRPSGDESSRGGAPGWYELSVCLDVLRDIPDLPRAGVRLDLPGSYDRIEWYGFGPQESYPDRASGYPLGVWKSSVADQYVPYIVPQEHGGHSGTRYVCLQKGDSGRALWVAAPAGESFHFSALATAPEDLDQLAHTWQVAPRDQTVLIVDHFHRGLGTGACGPDCAHRHRRGGGTFSWSLYLRFF, encoded by the coding sequence ATGATTGATCTGGAAACCCTTCGACCCTGGGCTCGCCCTGAAATAACAGGTCTGGGACGCCTGCCAGGGCGCCCCCGGATGATTCCCGAGGGGCAGTTCTCTCTGGACGGCACCTGGGAGTTTGCCCTTTTTGAGAACCCCGGGGAGGCCCTGAAGAAAGCAGAGACAGTTCTGGCGGCGGGAGATGGCCAGATTTCTCTGGAGGAGTCGATCCCTGTACCCTCAAACTGGACCCGTCAGGGTTTTGACACGCCCCACTATACCAATATAGCCATGCCCTGGCCGGAGCCGCCGCCCCACCTGCCCGAGAGAAACCCCTGCGGACTCTACCAGCGACGATTCTTTCTGCCCCGGGATTGGCAGGGGCAACGGGTGGTGCTGCACCTGGGAGGAGCCGAGAGCGTGGCTCTGGTCTGGATCAATGGAGAGCTGGCGGGGATTTCCAAGGATTCCCGAATGGAGAGCGAGTTCGATATCACGGGAGCGGTGAAGGCCCGGGGTCTCGAGACAGAACAGCATCTCCTGATTATGGTTGTTCGCTACAGCGATTCCAGCTATATCGAGGATCAGGATCAATGGTGGATGGCAGGCCTGCACCGGAGCGTTTTTCTCTACGCCACGCCTCCTGTGTTCTTGCAGGACCTCTTTGTCCGGCCCGATCCCCGGGAAGAGATTGTCCAGGTCGATCTGGAAATCGGTCGGATCGAAGAGATGGATCGACAGGACCCATCGTGCCGTGTGGAGATGTCCCTCTTCGGCCCCTGTCGACGGGACGGGGGAGGGGGTGTCCCGTCGGACCAGGAGAATCTTCCCCAGGTGGCTCGGGGAGTTCGGGAACTGTCCGGTATCTATGGATCCGAGGGACATCTCCACGATGATCCTACCGGCGGGCACCGGGCTCGTCTGATCCTGGATGTTCCTTCGCCGGTACTGTGGTGTGCCGAGGAACCGTACCTTTACCGTCTGGAGGTAACGATCGAGGGAGAACGAGGTGATGCGCAGCACCTGTCCCTCTGGGTTGGTTTCCGAACGGTCTGCGTGCAGGACCGGGAGCTCCTGGTCAATGGGAAACCGGTGCTCCTGCGCGGCGTGAACCGCCACGAGCACGATCAGGAGACGGGAAAGGTGGTGAGCCGCGAGAGCATGATCGCCGATATCGCCTTGCTGAAGCGGTTCCACTTCAACGCTGTACGGACTGCTCACTACCCCAATCATCCCGATTGGTACGACCTGTGCGACCAGTACGGGATCTATCTGGTGGACGAAGCGAATATCGAATCGCACCATTACTACAACGAAATTTGTCGGGATCCTCTCTACGCGGCGGCCTTTCTGGATCGGGGAATGCGTATGGTTCAGCGTGATAAGAATCATCCCAGCGTTATTCTCTGGTCCCTGGGGAACGAGAGCGGTTACGGTCCCAATCACGATGCTCTGGCGGGATGGATTCGTCACGCCGATCCTACCAGACCGCTCCATTACGAGGGGGCCCAGCGCAGTGAGTGGGGGCAGGGAGGGTATCAGTTTTTCCGGGGCGGCGCGGCCTCCGATGTGATCGCTCCCATGTACGCATCGGTGGAGGAGATCGTCTCCTGGGCCGAGAGCGATGCCGGAAAGGCAGATCCCCGTCCCCTGATTCTTTGCGAGTATTCTCACGCCATGGGGAATTCCAACGGCGGTCTTGCCGATTACGCCGAGGCCTTCCACGGTGTTCCCGGGCTTCAGGGCGGATTCATCTGGGATTGGGTGGATCAGGGACTTCTGGAGATATCTCCCGAGGGGACTCCCTATTGGTCCTACGGGGGTGACTATGGAGACGAGCCGAACGACCGTGATTTTTGCATTAACGGTCTGGTCTGGCCTGACAGACGCCCCCACCCGGCGATGTGGGAGTTCCGGAAGCTTTTTCAGCCCGTCTCGTTTGAACTGCTGGGCGAGGAAGAGGCCCCCGGAAGGGCCCTTCGGGGTGTGCGGATACGCAACGACTACGACTTTCTCTGCCTCCACAAGACCTCGCTGGAGTGGATTCTTTCGTGCCAGGGAGAAGAACTTGCCCGGGAGAGGGTCTCTCTGGAGAGGCTGGAACCGGGTCAGGTTCGGGATCATGGGGTGGGACGCCCCCTGACCGTATCGGGAGAGGTTGTTCTCACGGTGCGTCTTCTGAACGAGGAGGGGACCGATCTGGTTCCCCCGGGCCATCAGTTGGGATGGGAACAGTGGGTTCTGGCGGGCGAATGGACTCCCCCGGTCCCGGAGCATTCTCCCTCGCGGGGGCTCTCCCTCTCCCTGGACGGCCAGGGCCAGCCGGTGCTCTCCCTGGACGGGGACGATCACCTGGCAGGGCCGATGCCGGCTCTCTGGCGGGCGCCCACCGATAACGATCTGATTCGCGGCATGTCCGGTCAGGAAGAGAAGCCGGGAGGAGTCTGGTATCGCTTCGGGCTGGATCGGGTTTCTGTCGAGTGGGAGTTGTCCCGTGAGGGGGGGGCAGAGGAGATTCGCGGGTTTTTGAGGAGCGCCCGGGGAGATGAACTGGGGACTGCCCGTCTGTCGCTGCGCCCCTCTGGCGACGAGTCCTCCCGGGGCGGGGCTCCGGGCTGGTACGAGCTGTCTGTCTGTCTGGATGTGCTTCGGGATATTCCCGATCTTCCCCGGGCAGGGGTCCGGCTGGATTTACCCGGTTCCTACGACAGGATCGAATGGTACGGGTTTGGTCCCCAGGAGAGCTATCCCGATCGGGCCTCGGGGTATCCCCTGGGGGTGTGGAAGAGTTCCGTAGCCGATCAGTATGTTCCGTATATTGTTCCCCAGGAACACGGGGGACACAGCGGAACCCGCTATGTCTGTCTTCAGAAGGGCGATTCCGGGCGGGCTCTCTGGGTGGCTGCTCCGGCTGGCGAGAGCTTTCATTTTTCTGCGCTGGCCACGGCGCCGGAGGATCTGGACCAGCTTGCTCATACCTGGCAGGTTGCTCCCAGGGATCAGACGGTGCTGATCGTGGATCACTTTCACCGGGGCCTCGGCACGGGGGCCTGCGGTCCTGATTGTGCACACCGTCACCGCCGAGGGGGAGGAACGTTCTCCTGGAGTCTCTATCTGCGGTTTTTTTGA
- a CDS encoding alpha-galactosidase → MMMSAGSGDLITCREGDGDRRGPIFSLRCGRPVQGGRQIRYELEVVDGTWVSSRHWGPFEAGDRPLPGRADYMTTLPWRSGQGIFSPDLLPREYPSWGTGELRAPAWMVRRHDGTRAGSLEYRGYGIHREPREVDALRPRGLPWVKHRNMEVLRVDCADPAGGVEVSLFYGVVGDIPILLRWVRVTNSGSTPVELEQVASASVDLPAEPLEMITLNGAWARERSFHRRPLGPGVQLVESRGGSSGHHHAPFVAVAEPGCCEDHGTLWGLSLVYSGNHRHQVEVDQYGQVRLQAGINPLGFAWHLKPGESFDAPLCVLGCSDQGFNGLSEALHRFVREALLPVPWRDRDRPIVANTWEAHYFDVNGEKVADLAREAARVGAEVLVLDDGWFRGRHDDTSSLGDWTPDGEKFPRGLRPVAEAVHLQGLRFGLWMEPEMVSPRSDLFRDHPEWVLGIAGRDPTLARNQLVLDLANPEVVEYLTGVIRQVLASAPIDYLKWDMNRPMSEAASPSLPADAQGEVMHRYILGLYRILEAITEEFPDLLIEGCAGGGGRFDYGMLAWTPQFWTSDQTDAIQRLEIQRGTSMLFPPETMGAHVSAVPNHQVGRVTPASLRALTALAFNYGYELDLARETEADRLVYRRFSELYRRNRGFFRRARFVRLKQGGNDWAWAAIAPDRQRALVFYVQVLAGANPGTGRLLVPGLEEYTDYRVSLLTNERCQAAPVTLSGAALQGRGLDLPPARGDYEGTLWELIARDGENNKERERGEPRDD, encoded by the coding sequence ATGATGATGTCTGCCGGAAGTGGTGATTTGATTACCTGTCGGGAGGGTGACGGGGATCGGCGAGGCCCGATCTTCTCCTTGCGGTGTGGCAGGCCTGTTCAGGGTGGCAGGCAAATCCGGTACGAGCTGGAGGTGGTGGACGGCACCTGGGTGTCGTCCCGTCACTGGGGGCCGTTCGAGGCGGGGGATCGTCCTTTGCCCGGTCGTGCTGATTACATGACGACTCTTCCCTGGAGGTCCGGTCAGGGGATTTTCTCTCCGGATCTTCTTCCCCGGGAGTATCCTTCCTGGGGAACGGGAGAGCTTCGGGCTCCCGCCTGGATGGTGCGTCGCCACGATGGAACCCGGGCAGGATCTCTGGAATATCGTGGTTACGGGATACACCGGGAGCCTCGGGAGGTTGATGCTCTTCGTCCTCGGGGGCTTCCCTGGGTGAAGCACCGGAACATGGAGGTTCTTCGGGTCGATTGCGCTGACCCTGCCGGGGGGGTGGAGGTATCGCTCTTCTATGGTGTGGTCGGGGATATCCCGATCCTTCTGCGGTGGGTTCGTGTTACCAATAGCGGGAGCACACCGGTGGAACTGGAGCAGGTGGCCTCGGCCTCGGTTGATCTTCCTGCCGAGCCCCTGGAAATGATCACCTTGAACGGCGCCTGGGCTCGGGAGCGTTCTTTCCACCGGAGGCCTCTGGGTCCGGGGGTTCAGCTTGTGGAGAGTCGGGGTGGTTCGTCAGGGCATCACCATGCTCCCTTCGTGGCGGTGGCCGAACCCGGATGTTGCGAGGATCATGGAACGCTCTGGGGACTCTCCCTGGTCTACAGCGGCAACCACCGCCACCAGGTGGAGGTGGATCAATACGGGCAGGTGCGGCTCCAGGCGGGGATAAATCCTCTGGGGTTTGCCTGGCACCTGAAGCCGGGCGAGTCCTTTGATGCACCCCTGTGCGTGCTCGGTTGTTCCGATCAAGGGTTTAACGGTCTGAGCGAGGCCCTGCACCGGTTTGTGCGGGAGGCGCTTCTGCCGGTTCCCTGGAGAGATCGGGACAGGCCGATTGTTGCAAATACCTGGGAAGCCCATTACTTCGATGTGAACGGGGAAAAGGTGGCTGATCTTGCCCGTGAGGCTGCTCGGGTTGGGGCCGAGGTGCTGGTTCTGGACGATGGATGGTTTCGCGGACGCCACGACGATACGTCTTCTCTGGGCGACTGGACTCCCGACGGGGAGAAGTTTCCCCGAGGTCTTCGGCCCGTGGCAGAGGCGGTCCATCTGCAGGGACTTCGCTTCGGTCTGTGGATGGAGCCGGAAATGGTGAGTCCCCGGAGCGATCTTTTCCGGGATCATCCCGAGTGGGTTCTGGGAATTGCCGGTCGTGATCCTACCCTGGCCCGGAATCAGCTGGTCCTGGATCTGGCAAACCCCGAGGTGGTGGAATATCTCACCGGGGTGATACGGCAGGTTCTGGCGTCGGCGCCGATCGACTATCTCAAGTGGGACATGAACCGTCCCATGAGCGAGGCCGCATCGCCTTCTCTTCCCGCCGATGCCCAGGGCGAGGTGATGCACCGGTATATTCTGGGGCTCTACCGGATTCTGGAGGCAATTACCGAAGAGTTTCCTGATCTCCTGATCGAGGGCTGCGCCGGTGGCGGTGGGCGTTTCGATTACGGAATGCTGGCCTGGACACCCCAGTTCTGGACGAGTGACCAGACCGATGCGATTCAACGGCTTGAGATTCAGCGGGGTACGAGTATGCTGTTTCCTCCCGAGACGATGGGGGCCCATGTCTCGGCTGTTCCCAACCATCAGGTGGGTCGGGTAACACCGGCCTCGCTCCGGGCGCTCACGGCGCTGGCCTTTAATTACGGGTACGAACTTGATCTGGCTCGGGAAACAGAGGCGGACCGGCTTGTCTACCGCCGGTTTTCCGAACTCTACCGGAGGAACAGGGGTTTTTTTCGCCGCGCGCGGTTTGTCCGGTTGAAGCAGGGAGGAAACGACTGGGCCTGGGCGGCGATCGCCCCTGACCGGCAACGGGCTCTGGTTTTTTATGTCCAGGTCCTGGCCGGGGCAAACCCGGGGACGGGGAGGCTCCTCGTGCCGGGGTTGGAAGAGTACACCGATTACCGGGTGAGCCTCCTGACGAATGAACGCTGCCAGGCTGCTCCGGTGACGCTTTCGGGAGCGGCTCTGCAGGGGAGGGGCCTTGACCTTCCGCCGGCCCGGGGAGACTACGAGGGAACCCTCTGGGAGCTGATTGCGCGGGACGGAGAAAACAATAAGGAAAGAGAGCGAGGAGAACCACGCGATGATTGA
- a CDS encoding carbohydrate ABC transporter permease yields the protein MFPTPIERTPRVVRVLYHLAVPLVLLLWLLPMLAILVTSLRGNQDIIAGNYWGWPSEFRMIQNYAEVFNPARSPMVRYFINSLVITLPSVFMAIFFSAMAGYTLAIHRFRGRILLYAIFIAGNFVPFQILMIPVRTIFGNLGLLDTLRALIIFHTSFQIGFATFFLRNFIADLPISLVESARMEGASEMGVFFRVILPLIRPALASLGVLLFTFVWNDFFWALTLVQSDAARPVTFGLQALRGQWSIAWNLISAGSVVAALPSVLVFFVLQRQFIAGLTFGGVKE from the coding sequence GTGTTTCCAACACCAATAGAACGAACCCCCCGGGTTGTGCGGGTGCTCTACCACCTGGCTGTGCCCCTGGTGCTCCTGCTCTGGCTTCTTCCCATGCTGGCTATTCTTGTTACCTCCCTGCGGGGAAACCAGGATATCATCGCCGGAAATTACTGGGGCTGGCCTTCGGAGTTCCGGATGATCCAGAATTACGCCGAGGTCTTTAACCCTGCCCGCAGCCCCATGGTGCGGTATTTCATAAACAGCCTGGTGATTACCCTGCCTTCGGTCTTTATGGCCATTTTTTTCAGCGCCATGGCGGGGTACACCCTGGCTATCCACAGGTTTCGGGGGAGAATTCTCCTGTACGCGATATTTATTGCCGGAAACTTTGTGCCCTTTCAGATTCTGATGATCCCCGTGCGGACGATCTTTGGAAACCTGGGGCTCCTGGATACGCTTCGGGCGCTGATCATCTTTCATACCTCCTTTCAGATAGGGTTTGCCACCTTTTTTCTGCGGAACTTTATCGCTGATCTGCCCATTTCCCTGGTGGAATCGGCTCGTATGGAGGGAGCCTCCGAGATGGGCGTCTTTTTCCGGGTTATTCTGCCCTTGATTCGTCCTGCTCTGGCTTCTTTGGGAGTTCTGCTCTTTACCTTTGTGTGGAACGATTTCTTTTGGGCTCTGACACTTGTTCAGAGTGATGCTGCCCGGCCGGTAACTTTCGGACTTCAGGCGTTGCGAGGGCAGTGGTCTATCGCCTGGAACCTGATTTCTGCCGGGTCTGTGGTGGCGGCGCTTCCGTCGGTGCTGGTTTTCTTTGTGTTGCAGAGGCAGTTTATCGCGGGTCTGACCTTTGGAGGGGTAAAGGAATGA
- a CDS encoding carbohydrate ABC transporter permease, which yields MNKDIEYRWLRLQYRFAPVYFLAPAVLLFTIFVVWPVLQSFWISLHHWSGFGPMTWAGLANYERLLGDDRFHISLANNIRWLVVMMLAPVGGLVLALFLNQNIRGIRMVKSLFFFPFVINLVVIGLVFSWFYNPDLGLLAVLFRSLGMKPIPILADERLATYAVIAANLWPQTAYCMILYLTGLTSMNAQVVEAARIDGAAGMKMLWHVIIPQLRGASFVAFVVTIVGALRSFDLIAIMTGGGPWGRTNVLAYQMYNEALFNFNMGYGAAIAVVLFLIMSVFIAFFLRTVVKNER from the coding sequence GTGAATAAAGATATCGAATACCGCTGGTTGCGGCTGCAATACCGGTTTGCGCCAGTCTATTTTCTTGCTCCGGCGGTTCTGCTTTTTACGATCTTCGTGGTCTGGCCGGTGCTTCAGAGTTTCTGGATCAGCCTGCATCATTGGTCAGGGTTCGGGCCCATGACCTGGGCGGGCCTGGCAAACTACGAGCGTCTTCTGGGTGATGACCGGTTCCACATTTCTCTGGCGAACAACATCCGCTGGCTGGTGGTGATGATGCTGGCTCCGGTGGGGGGGCTTGTCCTGGCGCTCTTTCTGAACCAGAACATACGGGGAATACGGATGGTAAAATCGCTCTTCTTTTTCCCCTTCGTCATAAATCTGGTGGTGATCGGTCTGGTTTTCTCCTGGTTCTACAACCCTGATCTGGGCCTTCTTGCAGTGCTATTCCGTTCTTTGGGAATGAAACCGATTCCTATCCTGGCCGATGAGCGACTTGCCACCTACGCGGTGATCGCGGCAAATCTCTGGCCCCAGACGGCGTACTGCATGATCCTCTATTTGACAGGGCTCACCAGCATGAACGCCCAGGTAGTGGAGGCGGCCCGTATAGACGGAGCTGCAGGAATGAAGATGCTCTGGCATGTGATTATTCCGCAGCTACGGGGGGCTTCCTTTGTAGCATTCGTGGTGACGATTGTGGGGGCGCTCCGGAGCTTCGACCTGATTGCGATCATGACCGGGGGCGGCCCCTGGGGAAGGACCAATGTTCTGGCCTACCAGATGTATAACGAGGCCCTTTTCAACTTTAACATGGGCTATGGCGCGGCGATCGCTGTGGTGCTCTTTCTGATCATGTCGGTTTTTATCGCCTTTTTTCTGCGGACCGTCGTGAAAAACGAGAGGTAA
- a CDS encoding ABC transporter substrate-binding protein, with the protein MRRCRTLMVLVLATLIAGVAFGGGQKEDQSRRLVINSNLSDPAPRAAFAEVVEQFREENPDLDVVVNTFDHEAYKTAIRNFLVADPPDVALWFAGERMKYFVDQGLLEDISDVWAENDLHRAMASSRLAATVDGRQYGVPWGYYQWGVYYRKDIFAEHGLEVPETWDEFIALGEVLKNQGITPVTIGTRYLWTTAGWFDYLNLRINGYDYHMRLMAGEASYLDSELDRVFEVWQDLVDREFFLANHATYSWQEAQAPLINGTAAMYLIGNFIIPDMEAAGVGDKMGFFQFPVIDPSVGIYEDAPTETYHIPAGARNKEGARRFLAFASRPDVLAQFAAATGNISPHRDSPPPRDPFVLKGFEMLNAADGLAQFYDRDTSEEMARHGMEGFQEFMVNPDRLERILQRLDRRREEIFSR; encoded by the coding sequence ATGAGACGATGCAGAACCCTTATGGTGCTGGTCCTGGCTACCCTGATAGCGGGTGTGGCCTTCGGAGGCGGCCAAAAAGAGGATCAATCCCGCCGGCTGGTGATAAACTCCAATCTTTCAGATCCTGCCCCGCGCGCAGCCTTTGCCGAGGTGGTGGAGCAGTTTCGGGAGGAGAATCCCGACCTGGACGTGGTGGTCAACACCTTTGATCACGAAGCCTACAAGACGGCGATCAGGAACTTCCTGGTGGCCGATCCGCCCGATGTGGCCCTCTGGTTTGCCGGGGAACGGATGAAGTATTTCGTCGACCAGGGGCTTCTGGAAGACATCAGCGATGTCTGGGCCGAGAATGATCTTCACCGCGCCATGGCCTCGTCGCGGCTGGCGGCCACCGTTGACGGACGGCAGTACGGGGTGCCCTGGGGGTACTACCAGTGGGGCGTCTACTATCGAAAGGACATCTTTGCCGAGCACGGCCTGGAGGTTCCCGAGACGTGGGATGAGTTCATCGCCCTGGGCGAGGTCCTGAAGAATCAGGGCATCACCCCCGTTACGATCGGAACTCGCTACCTCTGGACCACGGCGGGGTGGTTCGATTATCTCAACCTGAGGATCAACGGTTATGATTATCATATGCGCCTCATGGCCGGGGAAGCGTCGTATCTTGATTCCGAGCTGGACCGGGTCTTTGAGGTTTGGCAGGACCTGGTAGACCGGGAGTTTTTCCTGGCAAACCATGCTACCTACTCCTGGCAGGAGGCTCAGGCTCCACTGATCAACGGTACCGCAGCGATGTATCTGATCGGCAACTTCATCATACCCGATATGGAAGCTGCGGGAGTCGGCGACAAGATGGGATTTTTCCAGTTTCCCGTGATCGACCCCTCTGTAGGGATCTACGAGGACGCACCTACCGAGACCTATCACATTCCTGCGGGGGCACGGAACAAGGAAGGGGCGCGACGGTTTCTGGCGTTCGCTTCCCGTCCCGATGTGCTGGCTCAGTTTGCCGCAGCAACGGGGAACATTTCTCCCCACCGGGATTCTCCCCCGCCCCGGGATCCCTTCGTGCTGAAGGGTTTCGAGATGCTCAACGCTGCCGACGGGTTGGCCCAGTTCTACGATCGCGACACCAGCGAGGAGATGGCCCGCCACGGTATGGAGGGGTTCCAGGAGTTTATGGTGAATCCCGACCGGCTCGAGAGAATCCTCCAGCGTCTGGACAGGCGGCGCGAGGAGATTTTCAGCCGGTGA
- a CDS encoding AraC family transcriptional regulator, which translates to MENQHDRGRRDGDFVLGQPSEIENELPYQLVGAGCDFFQYPVKRPFGFPAFQWIQTISGTGSLSQGDDTHTARPGEGLLLHPNEPHRYQALEDPWYVHWITFSGYHVRDMLSYLGMSTTGVYGVAEPMALASHIRKALGILKSDYPLRGIDGSVVVYQLMMDFFKFVHSAGGTSHDAHVRRLKPALDRIEREIHRSLTLEDLAQEVGVTPQYFCELFKSITRYRPTEYINQRRVERAKNLLLRNPRDKVHDIARQVGFESDSYFSTVFRKYEGVSPRTYRETNGPLGGG; encoded by the coding sequence GTGGAAAATCAGCACGACCGGGGCCGCCGGGACGGCGACTTTGTCCTGGGGCAACCCTCGGAGATAGAAAACGAACTCCCCTACCAGCTGGTTGGCGCGGGGTGCGATTTTTTCCAGTACCCCGTGAAGCGTCCCTTCGGTTTTCCTGCTTTTCAGTGGATTCAAACGATCTCCGGTACGGGGTCCCTCAGCCAGGGGGACGACACGCACACCGCCCGTCCCGGAGAAGGGCTCCTGCTGCACCCCAACGAGCCTCACCGCTACCAGGCCCTGGAGGATCCCTGGTATGTGCACTGGATAACCTTCAGCGGATACCATGTGCGGGATATGCTCTCGTACCTGGGAATGTCCACCACCGGCGTCTACGGCGTGGCAGAACCGATGGCTCTGGCAAGCCACATCAGAAAGGCCCTGGGAATCCTCAAAAGCGACTACCCCCTCCGGGGCATCGACGGATCCGTTGTGGTCTACCAGTTAATGATGGACTTTTTCAAGTTTGTCCATTCCGCCGGAGGAACAAGCCACGACGCCCACGTTCGCCGCCTGAAACCCGCCCTGGACCGTATCGAGCGGGAGATCCACCGGTCCCTGACTCTGGAGGATCTGGCACAGGAGGTGGGCGTTACGCCCCAGTATTTCTGCGAGCTCTTCAAATCTATCACCCGGTATCGTCCCACGGAGTACATCAATCAACGTCGGGTGGAGCGCGCCAAGAATCTGCTTCTGCGCAACCCTCGCGACAAGGTTCACGACATAGCCCGCCAGGTGGGGTTCGAGAGCGACAGCTACTTCTCCACGGTCTTCCGGAAGTACGAGGGGGTGAGCCCTCGCACCTACCGGGAGACCAACGGCCCCCTGGGGGGAGGCTGA